Below is a genomic region from Paraburkholderia phenazinium.
GTTATGTCGCGAGTGCTCGCGCGGCCCACGTGGCGCGTCACGCCGGCGAGTATGGCGTGCATGTCGCGGGACCGGTTACGGTCGATCTGGCGCAAGTCAAAGCGCGCAAGGACCGGATCATCGGCGAGTCGCGCAACGGCGTCGAAAAATGGCTGCGCGGCGCGGAGAATGTCACCGTGTTCAACGGGCATGCCCGGTTTACCGGGCCGCATAGCTTGAGCATCAGTGGGTCGGATGGGCAGATCGTCGATGAACTGCAGGCCGACGAGATATTTATCAACACCGGCACGCGCGCGGTGGTGCCGCCGCTCGACGGCATTGATCGAATCCGCTACTACACCAACTCCACGCTGCTCGAGTTGACCGAATTGCCGGAGCATCTGGTGATTGTCGGCGGCAGTTATATCGCGCTCGAATTCGCCCAGGTGTTTCGCCGTTTCGGCAGCCGCGTGACCGTGCTCGTGCGCGGCGAGCGCGTGCTGGCTCGCGAGGACGCTGACCTTGCAAACAACGTGCAGAAAGTGCTGGCGCGCGAAGGCATCGAGTTTCGCTTTGGCGGTGAGCCGCAGCGCGTCGAGCCGCTTGCCGGCGACGGCGTGCGCGTGGTCCTCGAGGGTTCGGGGGCTGCCGTGGAGGCGTCGCATCTGCTGTTCGCCACCGGCCGCAGGCCGAATACCGATGACCTCGGTCTCGCGACCGCCGGCCTCGAAACCGACCGGCACGGCATGATTCCCGTGGACGGTGAGTTGCGCACCAAGGTGCCGGGGGTGTGGGCCATCGGCGACGTCAACGGCCGCGGCGCGTTCACGCACACGTCCTATGACGACTATCAGATCGTCGCGGCCAATCTGTTCGACGGCGGCTCGCGCACGGCCGATACCCGCATCATGACGTATGCGGTGTTTGTCGATCCGCCGCTTGCGAGGGTCGGTCTTTCCGAAACCGAAGTGCGCGCTTCTGGCCGCGATGCCCTGATCGCGACCATGCCGATGACGCGGGTCGGCCGCGCGCGTGAACGCGGTGAGACCGACGGCTTCATGAAGGTGCTGGTGGATGCTCAGACAAAACAGATTATCGGCGCGGCGATTCTCGGCATTGAGGGCGATGAAGCGCTGCATACATTCATCGACATCATGACGGCCGGCGCGCCGTATCCGACGTTGCAATATGCGATGCATATTCATCCGACCATCAGCGAACTGGTGCCGACGTTGCTCGATGGGCTGAAGCCGCTTAAGCCGGTGAAGTAGTGCGCATCGGACTATTGGACTTGCCTGTCACCGGATTGAGTAATGACGCTTACCTCGCATCAGAGACGCGGGCCGCGGAGACTGGCCAGCAACCCGTGGCCAGGGAAGGACTGACATCTATATGACTGCGTACTCCACGCCGACTCGCATCGGCTTGATCTCCGACACGCATAATCTCGTGCGTCCGGAAGCCCTGCAGCATCTGGCCGGATGCGACGCCATCATTCATGCCGGTGATATCTGCGAGCAGGCGGTTCTCGATGCACTCGAACGCGTCGCTCCCGTCACGGCAGTACGCGGCAACAACGACATCGGCGACTGGGCTCGCGCGTTGCCGACGCACGCTACGCTCACCGTGCGGCAAGTGAAAATCCGGATCGTGCACGACATCGACGATCTCGATGGGGATATGCGCAGCGAGGGAATTGGCGTCGTCGTCACCGGGCATTCACACAAACCGCTGATCGAGGAGCGCGACGGCGTGCTGTTCGTGAACCCGGGCAGTGCCGGGCCGCGACGTTTCAAGCTACCGGTGTCGGCGGGTCTGCTGCTAGTGGAGGGCGCGAGTGCCACCGCCACGTGGCACTCGTTGCTTTAGGCTCGCGCCGTCGCTCCCGACGCGTAGTTCTCTTCGTCCATCTCCTCGGCCGCGCGTTCGCCGCGCAGCACGGCGTGCGCTTCAGCACGCGTGCCGACGCACGGACCCGAGCCAAGCAACGGCCGGCGCGCGGTTTCGCGCAAGGCGAGCACCGAGACGATCCCGATCAGCGATGCCGCCATCAGGTAGTACGCGGGCATCATCAGATTGCCGGTGCGGTCGACGAGCCACGCGGCGACGAGCGGCGTCGTGCCGCCGAACAGCGACACCGAGATATTGAAGCCGATCGCGAGCGCACCGTAGCGGATGCGGGTGGGGAAGAGCGCCGGCAGCGCCGACGGCATCACGCCCGTGAAGCACGACAGCAGCACACCGAGAATCAGCAGGCCGCTAAACACCGGCAGCACCGCGCCCATGCGGATCAACAAGAGGGCGGGAATCGACAGCGCGAAAAGACCGACGCAGCCGAACAGCATCACCGGCTTGCGGCCGATCGTGTCGGACAGGCGGCCGGCGAACAGCGTCATCGGCATCATCAGCACCATCACGAGCAGCACGAGAAACAGGCCATGCGTTTCGTTGAAATGCAGCGTCGAGGACAGATAGCTCGGCAGATACGACAGCGCCATGTAGTCGGTCACGTTGAAGATCAGCACGAGGCCGACGCACAGCAACAGCGCCTTCCATTGGCGGGCGAGCAGGTCGCGCAGGCTCTGTTTGGGCAGCGCCTTGTCTTCCGCTTCGCGTGCTTCGGCCTGCTTCTTGAATGCGGGCGTTTCTTCGAGCTTCATCCGGATGTACAGACCCACCAGTCCCAGCGGCCCTGCGATCAGGAACGGCACACGCCAGCCCCATGACAGCAGCGCTTCATGCGACAGCGTGGCGGTGAGCAATGCGACGGTCCCTGCGCCGAGCACGTAGCCGATCAGCGTGCCGAACTCGAGGAAGCTGCCCATGAAGCCACGGCGCTTGTCGGTGGAGAACTCGGCGATGAAGGTCGCCGCGCCGCCGTATTCGCCGCCGGTGGAGAAGCCCTGCACCAGCCGCGCGACGAGCAGTAACACGGGGGCGAAGATGCCGATCGACGAATAGCTCGGAATCAGACCGATCGCGAAGGTGCCGGCGGCCATCATGATCATCGTCATGGCGAGCACGCGCTGGCGGCCGATGCGGTCGCCGAGCGGGCCGAATACCATGCCGCCGATCGGTCGCACGAGGAACGCTGCGGCGAACGTGCCGAAGGTCGCGATCAACTGCGCGGACGGATTGCTCGACGGGAAGAACACCTGGCCGAGCGTGACCGCGATGTAGCTATACACGCCAAAGTCGAACCACTCCATGGCGTTGCCGAGCGCCATGGCGCCGACGGCACGTTTGAGTAGGGACCTATCGACGACGGTGATGTCGTCGAGGGTGAGACGTTGTTCCTGGTTTTTGTGTCGCCAGAAGCCGTTGCTGGAAGCGGTCAAGGTGAAAACTCCAATGACTGCGACGAAACTCATGAAAA
It encodes:
- a CDS encoding FAD-containing oxidoreductase, whose amino-acid sequence is MPQHFDAVVIGTGQGGSPLAVRLGKSGRKTAVIERGAFGGTCVNVGCTPTKSYVASARAAHVARHAGEYGVHVAGPVTVDLAQVKARKDRIIGESRNGVEKWLRGAENVTVFNGHARFTGPHSLSISGSDGQIVDELQADEIFINTGTRAVVPPLDGIDRIRYYTNSTLLELTELPEHLVIVGGSYIALEFAQVFRRFGSRVTVLVRGERVLAREDADLANNVQKVLAREGIEFRFGGEPQRVEPLAGDGVRVVLEGSGAAVEASHLLFATGRRPNTDDLGLATAGLETDRHGMIPVDGELRTKVPGVWAIGDVNGRGAFTHTSYDDYQIVAANLFDGGSRTADTRIMTYAVFVDPPLARVGLSETEVRASGRDALIATMPMTRVGRARERGETDGFMKVLVDAQTKQIIGAAILGIEGDEALHTFIDIMTAGAPYPTLQYAMHIHPTISELVPTLLDGLKPLKPVK
- a CDS encoding metallophosphoesterase family protein encodes the protein MTAYSTPTRIGLISDTHNLVRPEALQHLAGCDAIIHAGDICEQAVLDALERVAPVTAVRGNNDIGDWARALPTHATLTVRQVKIRIVHDIDDLDGDMRSEGIGVVVTGHSHKPLIEERDGVLFVNPGSAGPRRFKLPVSAGLLLVEGASATATWHSLL
- the proP gene encoding glycine betaine/L-proline transporter ProP; its protein translation is MSFVAVIGVFTLTASSNGFWRHKNQEQRLTLDDITVVDRSLLKRAVGAMALGNAMEWFDFGVYSYIAVTLGQVFFPSSNPSAQLIATFGTFAAAFLVRPIGGMVFGPLGDRIGRQRVLAMTMIMMAAGTFAIGLIPSYSSIGIFAPVLLLVARLVQGFSTGGEYGGAATFIAEFSTDKRRGFMGSFLEFGTLIGYVLGAGTVALLTATLSHEALLSWGWRVPFLIAGPLGLVGLYIRMKLEETPAFKKQAEAREAEDKALPKQSLRDLLARQWKALLLCVGLVLIFNVTDYMALSYLPSYLSSTLHFNETHGLFLVLLVMVLMMPMTLFAGRLSDTIGRKPVMLFGCVGLFALSIPALLLIRMGAVLPVFSGLLILGVLLSCFTGVMPSALPALFPTRIRYGALAIGFNISVSLFGGTTPLVAAWLVDRTGNLMMPAYYLMAASLIGIVSVLALRETARRPLLGSGPCVGTRAEAHAVLRGERAAEEMDEENYASGATARA